The following proteins come from a genomic window of Pyxidicoccus sp. MSG2:
- a CDS encoding 16S rRNA (uracil(1498)-N(3))-methyltransferase — protein MVRLFCPLPEPAPAEVELTGERRHYLLHVLRLEEGDALEVFDGQGRAFEARVAGVGAEAVRVTLGTARVAPARRAVSVLQGLPKGDKLEWVLQKGTELGATAFLPVATARSVVKLEPKRAEERTSRWQKIVEEASRQCRRDDVPRVETPRPLLEAARALAPGTVLLVLDEEESAVPLGEAFRAAGPGTPVALVVGPEGGLARDEVDALGKLGARNVTLGKRILRTETAALAALAVMMHLDGELG, from the coding sequence GTGGTCCGCCTCTTCTGCCCGCTGCCGGAGCCCGCCCCCGCCGAGGTGGAGCTGACCGGAGAACGCCGCCACTACCTCCTCCACGTGCTGCGTCTGGAGGAGGGCGACGCGCTGGAGGTCTTCGACGGCCAGGGCCGCGCCTTCGAGGCGCGCGTGGCGGGCGTGGGGGCGGAGGCCGTGCGCGTGACGCTCGGCACCGCGCGCGTGGCGCCTGCCCGCCGCGCGGTGAGCGTGCTGCAGGGGCTGCCCAAGGGAGACAAGCTGGAGTGGGTGCTGCAGAAGGGCACGGAGCTGGGCGCCACCGCGTTCCTTCCCGTGGCCACCGCGCGCAGCGTGGTGAAGCTGGAGCCGAAGCGCGCGGAGGAGCGCACCTCGCGGTGGCAGAAGATTGTCGAGGAGGCCTCGCGCCAGTGCCGCCGCGACGACGTGCCGCGCGTGGAGACGCCGCGTCCCCTGCTTGAAGCGGCGCGCGCGCTGGCTCCGGGCACGGTGCTGCTGGTGCTGGATGAAGAGGAGTCCGCGGTGCCGCTGGGCGAGGCCTTCCGCGCGGCGGGCCCGGGCACGCCGGTGGCGCTGGTGGTGGGCCCCGAGGGCGGGCTTGCGCGCGACGAGGTGGATGCACTCGGCAAGCTGGGCGCTCGCAACGTCACCCTGGGCAAGCGCATCCTTCGAACCGAGACCGCGGCCCTGGCGGCTCTTGCGGTGATGATGCACCTGGACGGCGAACTCGGGTAG
- a CDS encoding asparaginase translates to MSTLTIETTRSGLVESVHAVSVAVVDTEGSLVAQAGDPRRFTWWRSAAKPFQALPLVQDGAADHYGFGSRELALACGSNSSEPMHRALAASMLRACGCEEHQLACGPHPPLSQSVADEALRAGVVITPRWSNCSGKHAGMLALARHHGWATQGYERAGHPVQERALAEVLRWTGQSRDAVKLGVDGCTAVCFALSLSAMATSYARFGVSSEPAARRLREAMVAHPELVAGTGRPCTDVMAAARGAVVAKVGAEGIYCAALPALGLGLALKVEDGDGRCSPPALLSVLRQVAGQRGLSLPLADLRHHAEPVLRTTRGEPVGELRATGTLRFH, encoded by the coding sequence ATGTCCACGCTGACCATCGAGACCACCCGCTCGGGGCTGGTCGAGTCCGTCCACGCCGTGTCCGTCGCGGTGGTGGACACGGAGGGCTCGCTCGTCGCGCAGGCCGGGGACCCGCGGCGCTTCACCTGGTGGCGCTCCGCGGCCAAGCCCTTCCAGGCGCTGCCGCTCGTGCAGGACGGCGCGGCGGACCACTACGGCTTCGGCTCGCGCGAGCTGGCGCTGGCGTGTGGCTCCAACTCCAGCGAGCCGATGCACCGGGCGCTCGCCGCGTCCATGCTGCGCGCGTGCGGCTGTGAGGAGCACCAGCTCGCCTGCGGCCCGCACCCGCCGCTGTCGCAGTCCGTCGCGGACGAGGCGCTGCGCGCGGGCGTCGTCATCACCCCGCGCTGGAGCAACTGCTCGGGCAAACACGCCGGCATGCTCGCGCTGGCGCGCCACCACGGCTGGGCCACGCAGGGCTACGAGCGCGCCGGCCACCCCGTGCAGGAGCGCGCCCTCGCGGAGGTGCTGCGCTGGACGGGCCAGTCCCGCGACGCGGTGAAGCTGGGCGTGGATGGGTGCACGGCGGTGTGCTTCGCGCTGTCGCTGAGCGCCATGGCCACCTCCTATGCGCGCTTCGGCGTCTCCTCGGAGCCCGCGGCGCGGCGGCTGCGCGAGGCCATGGTGGCGCACCCGGAACTGGTGGCGGGCACCGGGCGGCCGTGCACGGACGTCATGGCGGCGGCGCGGGGCGCGGTGGTGGCGAAGGTGGGCGCGGAGGGCATCTACTGCGCGGCGTTGCCGGCGCTGGGGCTGGGCCTGGCGCTGAAGGTGGAGGACGGGGACGGGCGCTGCTCGCCTCCTGCCCTGCTGTCCGTGCTGCGGCAGGTGGCCGGGCAGCGGGGGCTCTCGCTCCCCCTGGCGGACCTGAGGCACCATGCGGAGCCGGTGCTGCGCACCACCCGTGGCGAGCCGGTGGGCGAGCTGCGGGCCACCGGCACGCTGCGCTTCCACTGA
- a CDS encoding phosphodiesterase, translated as MLLAQISDLHISTPDSDVERTSDSSPFLERAVQHLCRLEPRPDAVLITGDLVHDGHPEEYVRLAALLKPLPMPWFVIPGNHDDREHLRAAFGHLGYLPAKGFLHYVVEQGPLRLIGLDTHVPGKPGGLLCGERLAWLDARLAEAPKQPTLVFMHHPPFLTGVRVMDGMGLEGAGALAEVIGRHPQVERVLCGHLHRPIVKRFAGTVASTCPSTMLQLVLDLKVPGGLSMVREPPACQLHLWSESSGLVTHTSYIDDFRSRA; from the coding sequence ATGCTCCTCGCGCAGATCTCCGACCTGCACATCAGCACTCCCGACTCGGACGTGGAACGCACCTCCGACAGCTCCCCGTTCCTGGAGCGCGCGGTCCAGCACCTGTGTCGCCTGGAGCCACGCCCGGATGCGGTGCTGATAACGGGAGACCTCGTCCACGACGGACATCCCGAGGAGTACGTCCGGCTCGCGGCCCTGCTGAAGCCGCTGCCCATGCCCTGGTTCGTCATCCCCGGCAACCACGATGACAGGGAGCACCTGCGGGCCGCCTTCGGGCACCTCGGCTACCTGCCCGCGAAGGGCTTCCTCCACTACGTGGTGGAGCAGGGCCCGCTGCGGCTCATCGGCCTGGACACGCATGTGCCGGGCAAGCCGGGCGGGCTGTTGTGCGGCGAGCGGCTGGCGTGGCTCGACGCGCGCCTCGCCGAGGCCCCGAAGCAGCCGACGCTGGTGTTCATGCACCACCCGCCATTCCTCACCGGCGTGCGCGTCATGGATGGAATGGGGCTGGAGGGCGCGGGCGCGCTGGCCGAGGTGATTGGCCGCCATCCGCAGGTCGAGCGCGTCCTGTGCGGCCACCTGCACCGGCCCATCGTGAAGCGCTTCGCGGGCACGGTGGCCAGCACCTGCCCGAGCACCATGCTCCAGCTGGTGCTCGACCTGAAAGTCCCCGGTGGCCTCTCCATGGTCCGCGAGCCGCCCGCCTGCCAGTTGCACCTGTGGAGCGAGTCCTCGGGGCTCGTGACGCACACGAGCTACATCGACGACTTCCGGTCCCGCGCATGA
- a CDS encoding RDD family protein, with protein sequence MLPPVGDCTSCASTLHDTPVPSLLDRDIRIDRRSAERASEPAFVEAANAPPSVAPLAAPLPPPAAPRAAAPQPGHPGVAAPRMPAPQPGVAAPRAAAPQPPPAAPRAAAPQPGVAAPRAAAPQPPVPPAAPRMAPPQAAQPPAPAAPRVAPPQAPAAPRAAQPPAAGSPMTPAYGTPTAAAQRAPAVPAPSGLPRMEAPAAAPSGLPRMESSVPAPSGLPLMSETPVSAAPSGLPRMESLPPAPAAAATVGISRSEAIRAPAAKSVSATGNPAEVHARPASLWRRLLSFTIDTAAIAGVAALYITLASSVTGTKAPEPGLVGLDAFVAWLRAFHTVLLPGFFLVLVLALVYCAVAAFLWNGRTLGRLLLGLRLVDTHGVAPAPGRAIVRAILASLSFVLFLGGFWMALFDRRGQTLHDKLTSTFVVQPS encoded by the coding sequence ATGCTTCCGCCCGTGGGGGATTGCACCTCCTGCGCCTCCACACTCCATGACACCCCGGTGCCGAGCCTGCTCGACCGGGACATCCGGATTGACCGTCGCTCGGCGGAGCGCGCCTCGGAGCCGGCCTTCGTCGAGGCCGCGAATGCACCGCCGTCCGTGGCGCCGCTGGCCGCGCCGCTCCCGCCTCCCGCCGCGCCGCGCGCCGCCGCTCCGCAGCCCGGCCATCCGGGTGTCGCCGCGCCGCGCATGCCCGCGCCGCAGCCGGGTGTCGCCGCGCCGCGCGCCGCCGCTCCGCAGCCTCCTCCCGCCGCTCCGCGTGCCGCCGCGCCGCAGCCGGGTGTCGCCGCTCCGCGCGCAGCGGCTCCGCAGCCTCCTGTTCCGCCCGCCGCTCCGCGCATGGCGCCTCCGCAGGCCGCGCAGCCGCCAGCCCCCGCCGCCCCGCGCGTGGCACCGCCGCAGGCTCCCGCGGCTCCGCGCGCCGCACAGCCTCCGGCCGCCGGCTCTCCGATGACGCCCGCCTACGGCACGCCCACGGCCGCCGCTCAGCGCGCGCCCGCGGTTCCCGCGCCTTCGGGCCTGCCCCGCATGGAGGCCCCGGCCGCCGCGCCGTCCGGCCTGCCCCGCATGGAGTCCTCGGTCCCCGCGCCGTCCGGCCTGCCCCTCATGTCCGAGACGCCGGTGAGCGCGGCGCCGTCGGGCCTGCCTCGCATGGAGTCCCTGCCGCCGGCTCCCGCCGCCGCGGCCACCGTGGGCATCTCGCGCTCCGAGGCGATTCGCGCGCCCGCCGCGAAGAGCGTCTCCGCCACCGGCAACCCGGCGGAGGTGCACGCGCGTCCGGCCTCGCTGTGGCGCCGGCTGCTGTCCTTCACCATCGACACGGCGGCCATCGCTGGCGTCGCGGCGCTCTACATCACCCTCGCCTCCTCGGTGACGGGGACCAAGGCGCCCGAGCCCGGGCTGGTGGGCCTGGATGCCTTCGTCGCGTGGCTGCGCGCGTTCCACACCGTCCTGTTGCCGGGGTTTTTCCTGGTGCTGGTCCTGGCGCTCGTGTACTGCGCGGTGGCGGCCTTCCTCTGGAACGGGCGCACGCTCGGCCGGCTGCTCCTCGGCCTGCGGCTGGTGGATACGCACGGCGTCGCCCCGGCACCGGGTCGCGCCATCGTGCGCGCGATACTCGCCAGCCTGTCCTTCGTGCTCTTCCTGGGCGGATTCTGGATGGCGCTTTTCGACCGCCGCGGGCAGACACTGCATGACAAGCTGACGTCCACCTTCGTGGTCCAACCGAGCTGA
- a CDS encoding FrgA protein: protein MPARLAQLLVSRMLLSQEKAGDVLRQHQAQGGHLDTVLLERGVAGEADVLALLGEVSGFRPVNLMDFEPNTDVASFIPPKIAERLCVVPLSLDGTTLHVACGYPVPKKELDEVGFLLGKPLEVWVATEVRIREWVSTIYRQPLPPRFAQLAAALDSERNAAATTPPPAPAAQEDSLTSDMVERLARSVAQEPLPSEVRSAPREPAAPARAEPPSREPQRPPPPPAEALTPAPPAFVRAPLRLNMPKGEQAAAPQAAPPPAKAAPPVVAAPQQPAPKAAPPVLTTGPQQPAPKAAPPVLTTGPQQPAPKAAPPVIAASPQTAPPAVVASGPQSPARPAPVGQPAVSPTPSTAQVPANGAPRVATPPTPPQRPASGPPQVWPPAPASAQPGANAVTATGAPQVWPPGTPAQQPAPESPATLRFPSPLGRADVPPTPARAAEPAFLVFPNPGAAPRSRPSEPAAPEARPQPSAPVSQDVPDWTLTQARAALKEATKDRDRLIDVALRFGRRTFDYVASFAVVRGAAQGLEARGEGMAGEQLTTVSVPLDASSVFRTVAVTRGSYAGPLPPDALTRHYLELFGRQTPRTVFLYPVEVKGRLVAILYGDCGQKPISQRRLSDYILFCQDLPAAFQELILFRKQRVSELRSTEEVELTIDVDVPVAALPAPAPAVVAGLGWSPFFGRGATGNMGRAAALPPRAQSQEERPPPDFAPLLKRLTGPDAAQRANAMAELARSPEASAKVLSQHFPGPTAWSRLPVVELPEADELGPIPGALSRLGRPAAHALAPLLDSHDPDTRYFALLTAGNLPYVELVDGVLRGLFDLEPDISSAARVAASALKQLPRLDAALRDLRQELGNRDAMRRSLAARALGALHDREAIEGLIQLTGSDDEMCAQAGAEALREVTRATFGLSPRQWSTWWAENRSRRRADWLVTALRHRELDVRLAAIEELSRALNDTLGYYADAPEAEREVAVRRWEAAAVDPANARRLGML from the coding sequence ATGCCCGCCCGCCTCGCCCAGCTTCTCGTCTCGCGCATGCTTCTCTCACAGGAGAAGGCGGGGGACGTGCTGCGCCAGCACCAGGCACAGGGCGGGCACCTGGACACGGTGTTGTTGGAGCGCGGCGTCGCCGGTGAGGCGGACGTGCTCGCGCTGCTGGGCGAGGTCTCCGGCTTCCGGCCGGTGAACCTGATGGACTTCGAGCCCAACACGGACGTCGCCTCCTTCATCCCACCGAAAATCGCCGAGCGCCTGTGCGTGGTGCCGCTGTCCCTGGACGGCACCACGCTGCACGTGGCGTGCGGCTACCCGGTGCCGAAGAAGGAACTCGACGAGGTGGGCTTCCTGCTCGGCAAGCCGCTCGAGGTGTGGGTGGCCACCGAGGTGCGCATCCGCGAGTGGGTCTCCACCATCTACCGCCAGCCGCTCCCGCCGCGCTTCGCCCAGCTCGCGGCCGCGCTGGACTCCGAGCGCAACGCCGCCGCCACCACGCCCCCACCCGCGCCGGCCGCCCAGGAAGATTCGCTCACCTCGGACATGGTGGAGCGCCTGGCGCGCTCGGTGGCGCAGGAGCCGCTGCCCTCCGAGGTGCGCTCCGCGCCGCGTGAGCCGGCCGCGCCCGCGCGTGCCGAGCCCCCCTCGCGCGAGCCGCAGCGCCCGCCCCCGCCGCCCGCCGAGGCACTCACCCCGGCTCCGCCCGCCTTCGTCCGTGCACCTCTCCGGCTGAACATGCCGAAGGGCGAGCAGGCCGCGGCGCCGCAAGCGGCCCCTCCGCCCGCGAAGGCCGCGCCGCCCGTCGTCGCCGCTCCTCAGCAGCCCGCGCCGAAGGCCGCGCCGCCCGTGCTCACCACCGGCCCGCAGCAGCCCGCACCCAAGGCCGCGCCGCCCGTCCTCACCACCGGCCCGCAGCAGCCCGCCCCCAAGGCCGCGCCGCCCGTCATCGCCGCCAGCCCGCAGACCGCTCCTCCGGCCGTGGTCGCCAGCGGCCCGCAGTCCCCGGCGAGGCCCGCGCCGGTGGGTCAGCCCGCGGTGTCCCCGACTCCGAGCACCGCGCAGGTCCCCGCCAACGGTGCTCCCAGAGTCGCGACTCCGCCCACGCCTCCGCAGCGGCCCGCCTCGGGCCCGCCGCAGGTGTGGCCTCCCGCGCCCGCCTCCGCGCAGCCGGGTGCCAACGCCGTCACCGCCACGGGCGCGCCGCAGGTGTGGCCGCCGGGCACGCCCGCGCAGCAGCCGGCCCCCGAGTCCCCCGCCACGCTGCGCTTCCCCTCGCCGCTGGGCAGGGCCGACGTCCCGCCGACGCCCGCGCGCGCCGCGGAGCCCGCGTTCCTCGTCTTCCCCAACCCTGGCGCCGCACCGCGCTCGCGTCCTTCCGAGCCGGCCGCGCCCGAGGCCCGCCCGCAGCCTTCGGCGCCCGTGAGCCAGGACGTGCCGGACTGGACGCTGACCCAGGCGCGCGCCGCGCTGAAGGAAGCCACCAAGGACCGGGACCGGCTCATCGACGTCGCGCTGCGCTTCGGCCGCCGCACGTTCGACTACGTGGCCTCCTTCGCCGTGGTGCGCGGAGCCGCACAGGGCCTGGAGGCCCGCGGTGAGGGAATGGCGGGCGAGCAGCTCACGACGGTGTCCGTCCCGCTCGACGCGAGCAGCGTCTTCCGCACGGTGGCAGTCACCCGTGGCAGCTACGCGGGCCCACTGCCACCGGACGCGCTCACCCGGCACTACCTGGAGCTGTTCGGCCGGCAGACGCCGCGCACCGTCTTCCTGTACCCGGTGGAGGTGAAGGGCCGGCTGGTGGCCATCCTCTACGGAGACTGCGGCCAGAAGCCCATCAGCCAGCGCCGCCTGTCCGACTACATCCTGTTCTGCCAGGACCTGCCGGCCGCCTTCCAGGAGCTCATCCTCTTCCGCAAGCAGCGCGTGTCGGAGCTGCGCTCGACGGAGGAGGTGGAGCTGACCATCGACGTGGACGTGCCGGTCGCCGCCCTGCCGGCCCCCGCGCCCGCCGTCGTCGCGGGCCTGGGCTGGAGCCCCTTCTTCGGCCGTGGCGCCACGGGCAACATGGGCCGCGCCGCCGCGCTGCCGCCGCGCGCGCAGTCGCAGGAGGAGCGCCCGCCGCCGGACTTCGCGCCGCTGCTCAAGCGCCTCACCGGCCCGGACGCCGCGCAGCGCGCCAACGCCATGGCGGAGCTGGCGCGCTCGCCCGAGGCCAGCGCCAAGGTGCTGTCGCAGCACTTCCCCGGCCCCACCGCGTGGAGCCGCCTGCCCGTGGTGGAGCTGCCCGAGGCGGACGAGCTGGGCCCCATCCCCGGCGCCCTCTCGCGGCTGGGCCGTCCCGCCGCGCACGCGCTGGCGCCGCTGCTGGACTCGCACGACCCGGACACGCGCTACTTCGCGCTGCTCACCGCGGGCAACCTGCCCTACGTGGAGCTGGTGGACGGCGTGCTGCGCGGCCTGTTCGACCTGGAGCCGGACATCTCCAGCGCCGCGCGCGTGGCCGCTTCCGCCCTCAAGCAGCTCCCCCGGCTGGACGCGGCCCTCCGCGACTTGCGCCAGGAGCTGGGCAACCGGGACGCGATGCGCCGCTCGCTCGCCGCGCGGGCCCTGGGCGCGCTGCACGACCGCGAGGCGATTGAAGGCCTCATCCAGCTCACCGGCAGCGACGACGAGATGTGCGCCCAGGCCGGCGCCGAGGCGCTGCGCGAGGTGACACGCGCCACCTTCGGCCTCAGCCCGCGCCAGTGGTCGACGTGGTGGGCGGAGAACCGCAGCCGCCGGCGCGCGGACTGGCTCGTCACGGCGCTGCGCCACCGCGAGCTGGACGTGCGGCTGGCGGCGATTGAAGAGCTGAGCCGCGCCCTCAACGACACGCTCGGCTACTACGCGGACGCCCCCGAGGCCGAGCGCGAGGTGGCGGTGCGCCGCTGGGAAGCCGCGGCGGTGGACCCGGCCAACGCGCGCCGGCTGGGCATGCTGTAG
- a CDS encoding GlsB/YeaQ/YmgE family stress response membrane protein, translated as MGIIAFIVIGLIAGLIARAILPGKQSMGLVATTLLGMVGSLVGGLIGSLFQRDGRLFDLHPSGIIMSVIGAIAVLLLVGAAGRRRVHA; from the coding sequence ATGGGGATCATCGCATTCATCGTCATCGGCCTCATCGCGGGTCTCATCGCCCGCGCCATCCTCCCGGGGAAGCAGAGCATGGGCCTGGTGGCGACGACGCTGCTCGGCATGGTGGGTTCGCTCGTGGGCGGCCTGATTGGCTCGCTCTTCCAGCGTGACGGCCGCCTGTTCGACCTGCACCCGTCGGGCATCATCATGTCGGTGATTGGCGCCATCGCCGTACTCTTGTTGGTCGGGGCAGCGGGACGCCGCCGCGTCCATGCCTAG
- a CDS encoding sigma-54-dependent transcriptional regulator yields MSEPLKGNVLLVDDDPAVAKVLGALLTQAGLTTHTARDGQEALALLGRKPIDVVVSDVRMPGMDGMQLLGEVSRSWPDVPVILLTAHGTVPLAVEAMKAGAADFVLKPFDREEILFTVRKALLRAQDDTAREPLRVPGPFIGRSKAMADVQTMLAKAATGTATVLLRGESGTGKELAAKAVHDGSPRRAGPFVKLHCAALPDTLLESELFGYEKGAFTGAATRKPGRVELAHGGTLFLDEVGDIPLSMQVKLLRVIQERELERLGGTQPVKVDVRFVAATHQPLEELVKAGRFREDLFYRLNVVPVELPPLRARPEDIEPLARHFLEAHTKANGRPPFTLTAEGLAVLQAQPWPGNVRQLQNFLERLVVLSDSQVLTGEEVTRELARQPGLSPAPAVAAPSAPSGGGTDSGLTLESQRKGMERQALVDALKRAGDNRTLAARLLGISRRTLYNKLEEHGLL; encoded by the coding sequence GTGAGCGAGCCATTGAAGGGGAACGTACTGCTGGTGGATGACGACCCGGCGGTGGCCAAGGTGTTGGGCGCGCTGCTGACGCAGGCGGGGCTGACGACGCACACCGCCCGCGACGGGCAGGAGGCGCTCGCGCTGCTGGGGCGCAAGCCCATCGACGTGGTGGTGAGCGACGTGCGCATGCCCGGCATGGACGGGATGCAGCTGCTGGGCGAAGTCTCCCGAAGCTGGCCGGACGTGCCCGTCATCCTGCTCACCGCGCACGGCACGGTGCCGCTGGCGGTGGAGGCGATGAAGGCGGGCGCGGCGGACTTCGTGCTCAAGCCGTTCGACCGGGAGGAGATTCTCTTCACGGTCCGCAAGGCGCTGCTGCGCGCGCAGGACGACACGGCGAGAGAGCCCCTCCGCGTGCCGGGCCCCTTCATCGGCCGCAGCAAGGCGATGGCGGACGTGCAGACGATGCTCGCGAAGGCGGCCACGGGCACGGCCACGGTGCTGCTGCGAGGCGAGTCCGGCACCGGCAAGGAGCTGGCGGCGAAGGCGGTGCACGACGGCAGCCCGAGGCGCGCAGGCCCCTTCGTGAAGCTGCACTGCGCGGCGCTGCCGGACACGCTGCTGGAGAGCGAGCTGTTCGGCTACGAGAAGGGCGCATTCACGGGCGCGGCCACGCGCAAGCCCGGACGGGTGGAGCTGGCGCACGGCGGCACGCTGTTCCTGGACGAGGTGGGCGACATCCCCCTCTCCATGCAGGTGAAGCTGCTGCGAGTCATCCAGGAGCGCGAGCTGGAGCGGCTGGGCGGCACGCAGCCGGTGAAGGTCGACGTGCGCTTCGTCGCGGCGACACACCAGCCGCTGGAGGAGCTGGTGAAGGCGGGCCGCTTCCGCGAGGACCTCTTCTACCGGCTCAACGTGGTGCCGGTGGAGCTGCCGCCGCTGCGCGCGCGCCCTGAGGACATCGAGCCGCTCGCCCGTCACTTCCTGGAGGCGCACACGAAGGCCAACGGCCGGCCGCCCTTCACGCTCACCGCGGAGGGGCTGGCGGTGCTCCAGGCGCAGCCGTGGCCGGGCAACGTGCGCCAGCTCCAGAACTTCCTCGAGCGACTGGTGGTGCTGTCGGACAGTCAGGTGCTCACCGGCGAAGAGGTAACGCGCGAGCTGGCCCGCCAGCCGGGCCTGTCCCCTGCCCCCGCCGTGGCCGCGCCCTCCGCACCGTCAGGAGGCGGCACGGATTCGGGGCTCACGCTGGAGTCCCAGCGCAAGGGCATGGAGCGCCAGGCGCTGGTGGACGCGCTGAAGCGCGCGGGCGACAACCGCACGCTGGCGGCGCGGCTGCTCGGCATCAGCCGGCGCACGCTCTACAACAAGCTGGAGGAGCACGGCCTGCTGTAG
- a CDS encoding ATP-binding protein, translating into MTGAMGLSLVACVGLLALAGIALSRVGRSPLALPLSLLSITLATWNFSGFALERSGDPGWPLVGFAAGLMTVPCTLHFILSFVGSRRRFAWAMFGTYAVSSALGMAMIAGLGAPSLAERLLTQRFGLIVTALVGPPLAGGFALLVLHLRRAQHADERARAGLVLLGLTLLVALLLTELAAELGLEVPRLGNLGTLLGVPVMATVALRFGLFGRDAGAPRMALHAAVVAGAGVLAYLAVFRLFAGQAGTLVVCTTAVTFSLVAATRRGVTAFVTRSERMERLATLGRFSAQMAHDLKNPIAAMKGAAQYLKEEHARGQPWDGHGEFLDLLLEQVERLDRVVDTYQRLARVEPLPRPVDLGRLVEGVLSLQSFASPGQVSIVRELTPGLPPCSGDEDLLANVLENLVRNAFEAMSKGGTLTVRTLRDGAGVAMEVEDTGEGMDARTRERAFDDFFTTKATGSGLGLAFVRRVVEAHGGEVSLTSREGHGTVVRLRLPSGVRHLSNGEGEAA; encoded by the coding sequence ATGACGGGCGCGATGGGGCTCAGCCTGGTGGCGTGCGTGGGGCTCCTCGCGCTGGCGGGAATCGCGCTCTCACGCGTGGGGCGCAGTCCGCTGGCGCTGCCGCTGTCGCTGCTGTCCATCACCCTGGCCACGTGGAACTTCTCCGGCTTCGCGCTGGAGCGCTCGGGCGACCCGGGCTGGCCGCTGGTGGGCTTCGCCGCGGGGCTGATGACGGTGCCCTGCACGCTGCACTTCATCCTGTCCTTCGTGGGAAGCCGGCGGCGCTTCGCGTGGGCCATGTTCGGCACCTACGCCGTCTCCAGCGCCCTGGGCATGGCGATGATTGCGGGACTGGGCGCCCCCTCGCTGGCGGAGCGCCTGCTCACGCAGCGCTTCGGCCTCATCGTGACGGCGCTGGTGGGGCCGCCGCTCGCCGGAGGCTTCGCGCTGCTGGTGCTGCACCTGCGCCGGGCACAGCACGCGGACGAGCGGGCGAGAGCAGGGCTGGTGCTGCTGGGGCTGACGCTGCTGGTGGCGCTGCTGTTGACGGAGCTGGCGGCGGAGCTGGGGCTCGAGGTTCCCCGGCTGGGCAACCTGGGCACGCTGCTGGGCGTACCGGTGATGGCCACGGTGGCGCTGCGCTTCGGCCTTTTCGGCCGGGACGCGGGCGCGCCGCGCATGGCGCTGCACGCGGCGGTGGTGGCGGGCGCGGGCGTGCTGGCGTACCTCGCCGTCTTCCGCCTCTTCGCCGGGCAGGCCGGCACGCTGGTGGTGTGCACGACGGCCGTGACGTTCTCCCTGGTGGCCGCCACGCGCCGGGGCGTCACCGCCTTCGTCACCCGGAGCGAGCGGATGGAGCGGCTGGCCACGCTGGGCCGCTTCTCCGCGCAGATGGCGCATGACCTGAAGAACCCCATCGCCGCCATGAAGGGCGCCGCGCAGTACCTCAAGGAGGAGCACGCGCGCGGGCAGCCCTGGGACGGGCACGGGGAGTTCCTCGACCTGCTGCTGGAGCAGGTGGAGCGGCTGGACCGGGTGGTGGACACGTACCAGCGCCTCGCCCGCGTGGAGCCACTGCCCCGTCCCGTGGACCTGGGCCGACTGGTGGAGGGCGTGCTGTCGCTCCAGTCCTTCGCGAGCCCGGGCCAGGTCTCCATCGTCCGCGAGCTGACGCCGGGACTGCCGCCCTGCTCGGGGGACGAGGACCTGCTCGCCAACGTGCTGGAGAACCTGGTGCGCAACGCCTTCGAGGCGATGTCGAAGGGAGGCACCCTCACGGTGCGCACGCTGCGGGACGGCGCGGGCGTGGCGATGGAGGTGGAGGACACGGGCGAGGGCATGGACGCCCGCACCCGTGAGCGTGCCTTCGACGACTTCTTCACCACCAAGGCCACGGGCAGTGGCCTGGGACTGGCTTTCGTACGGCGCGTGGTGGAGGCACACGGTGGAGAGGTGTCCCTGACAAGCCGGGAGGGGCACGGTACGGTGGTCCGCCTGCGACTGCCGTCAGGCGTCCGGCACCTGTCGAATGGGGAAGGAGAGGCCGCGTGA